From Nomascus leucogenys isolate Asia chromosome 15, Asia_NLE_v1, whole genome shotgun sequence, a single genomic window includes:
- the TIRAP gene encoding toll/interleukin-1 receptor domain-containing adapter protein isoform X2: protein MASSTSLPAPGSRPKKPLGKMADWFRQTLLKKPKKRPDSPESASSDASQPTSQDSPLPPSLSSVTSPSLPPTHASDSGSSRWSKDYDVCVCHSEEDLVAAQDLVSYLEGSTASLRCFLQLRDATPGGAIVSELCQALSSSHCRVLLITPGFLQDPWCKYQMLQALTEAPGAEGRTIPLLSGLSRAAYPPELRFMYYVDGRGPDGGFRQVKEAVMRYLQTLS from the exons ACTGGTTCAGGCAGACCCTGCTGAAGAAGCCCAAGAAGAGGCCCGACTCCCCAGAAAGCGCCTCCAGCGATGCTTCACAGCCTACCTCACAGGACAGCCCGCTACCCCCAAGCCTCAGCTCAGTCACATCTCCCAGCCTGCCACCCACACACGCGAGTGACAGCGGCAGTAGTCGCTGGAGCAAAGACTATGATGTCTGCGTATGCCACAGTGAGGAGGACCTGGTGGCCGCCCAGGACCTGGTCTCCTACTTGGAAGGCAGCACTGCCAGCCTGCGCTGCTTCCTGCAACTCCGGGATGCAACCCCAGGCGGCGCTATCGTGTCCgagctgtgccaggcactgagcagTAGTCACTGCCGGGTGCTGCTCATCACGCCGGGCTTCCTTCAGGACCCCTGGTGCAAGTACCAGATGCTGCAGGCCCTGACCGAGGCCCCAGGGGCCGAGGGCCGCACCATCCCCCTGCTGTCGGGCCTCAGCAGAGCTGCCTACCCACCTGAGCTCCGATTCATGTACTACGTCGATGGCAGGGGCCCTGATGGTGGCTTTCGTCAAGTCAAAGAAGCTGTCATGCGTT ATCTGCAGACACTCAGTTGA
- the TIRAP gene encoding toll/interleukin-1 receptor domain-containing adapter protein isoform X1: MASSTSLPAPGSRPKKPLGKMADWFRQTLLKKPKKRPDSPESASSDASQPTSQDSPLPPSLSSVTSPSLPPTHASDSGSSRWSKDYDVCVCHSEEDLVAAQDLVSYLEGSTASLRCFLQLRDATPGGAIVSELCQALSSSHCRVLLITPGFLQDPWCKYQMLQALTEAPGAEGRTIPLLSGLSRAAYPPELRFMYYVDGRGPDGGFRQVKEAVMRCKLLQEGEGERDSAIASDLL; the protein is encoded by the coding sequence ACTGGTTCAGGCAGACCCTGCTGAAGAAGCCCAAGAAGAGGCCCGACTCCCCAGAAAGCGCCTCCAGCGATGCTTCACAGCCTACCTCACAGGACAGCCCGCTACCCCCAAGCCTCAGCTCAGTCACATCTCCCAGCCTGCCACCCACACACGCGAGTGACAGCGGCAGTAGTCGCTGGAGCAAAGACTATGATGTCTGCGTATGCCACAGTGAGGAGGACCTGGTGGCCGCCCAGGACCTGGTCTCCTACTTGGAAGGCAGCACTGCCAGCCTGCGCTGCTTCCTGCAACTCCGGGATGCAACCCCAGGCGGCGCTATCGTGTCCgagctgtgccaggcactgagcagTAGTCACTGCCGGGTGCTGCTCATCACGCCGGGCTTCCTTCAGGACCCCTGGTGCAAGTACCAGATGCTGCAGGCCCTGACCGAGGCCCCAGGGGCCGAGGGCCGCACCATCCCCCTGCTGTCGGGCCTCAGCAGAGCTGCCTACCCACCTGAGCTCCGATTCATGTACTACGTCGATGGCAGGGGCCCTGATGGTGGCTTTCGTCAAGTCAAAGAAGCTGTCATGCGTTGTAAGCTACtacaggagggagaaggggaacgGGATTCAGCTATAGCATCTGATCTACTTTGA